AAAAACGAACTCCTCCGCTATAATGAGTATAAATTAAACGAGACGTTAATTGTCATAAATAAGGAGGAATTTGTATGTTTAAGAAACTTGGGAAAAAAGGTTTATTGAGCCTGCTGACAGTGGCAGCGGTTGTTGTAACGACGGTGGGGTCGTTTGCGGTGTGGGATGTATTGGATGCTACGTCCACTGGTACACTGACAATGACAGACAAGGCGGTTGTTGTAAGCACCACATCAGCCCCTACATATGAGGAGACTGCAGGTGAGCTTGGTGTTAAAGCACCTGTTTATCAGGCAGACGTGGTATTTGACGTTAAAAATGTGCCAGATCCAAATAATGTACAATTGGCATTAGATTGCAGCATCAAAAGTGGTGAAAATTCTGTAAAGGATCATTTTACTGTTGCGGTAACTGAAGCGGATGGTGCCTCAGGTTTAAGCGGCTTGACAGATGCAGATGTGACGGAAGGGGCAAATACATACCATATAACTATAACACCGGATGATACGGATGATGCCAGAGCACTGGCAGAAGCAGGAACAGCGTTGACTGTTGACGTCAAGGGAACATTATCAGAAAAAACACCGTGAGTGAGTTTACAGATACGAACGCTATAAAATGCCCTATATAAAAGGAAAAACTACCATCTCTATTCAGATGGTGTTTTTTCTTTGCTAAATATATATTAGATTTGACTTATATATTTTTTGGAGATTCCAATGAAAAAAGCCCTGAAAATCACAGGCAACATCATCACCGCCATCATCGCAGTGACATTGGTCGCCTACATAATCGGAATGAAATTCTTTCCGGAACAATTGAAACATACGGTCGGGTTTCAGACGTTCGTGATCCTGACCGACAGTATGGTGCCGACGATCCCCGTGGGTTCTCTTGTGGTTGCAAAAAATATCGGAGATGACCAGGAGATCCCGGAGGGAACCATCATCTCGTTTCGCGTGGACCGCCTCGGTGAGGACTCGGTGTTCACACATTATTACCGGAAGAAGGAAGTCGATGAAACCGGCAGGGAGCAGTACTACACCCATGCGGAGGGCGCTGACCGCTATGATGATTATACGACGTACCGGGAAGATATCCTGGGAACGTACGTGATGCACATTCCGTTTGCCGGGAAGCTGGTGCTGTTCTTGCAGAGCCCGTTTGCGCTGCTGGAGGCTGGCATACTGGGAATCATTTTTGTGATCAACCGCATTTTGTGGGCGAAATTTGATAAAGAGGAAAAGGCGCAGAAAAATGAACTTTAGACCGTCAGTCCGTGACCGTATGCGGCACCCTAGTATACTCGTAGAGAAAGAACTGCATCCCCTGCTTTTGCCCGTTGATCGTGAAGGATGACTCCTTTTCACATTTTCGTACCATGCCCTGATGCTCATAAAACTGATAGTTGCAGCTCGTATCAGTAAACAGGTAAAAGGTATGAATCCCCTCTCTTTTCATATATTCTGTCAGACGGCCGAAGAGCGCTTTGCCGATTCCTTTACCGCGGTATTTCGCGCTGATCGCGAAGAACGCGACTTCACCGGGGTATGTCTGATTACAGGTTTCTAAAAGTTCTTTGTCTACGCTGCTCACATTCTTAAAAATCCCAGATACCTTT
The Ruminococcus gauvreauii genome window above contains:
- a CDS encoding GNAT family N-acetyltransferase; this translates as MQEHVTLRNFQSSDYEAIRDVIRETWQYDRFCSQKTARKLAAVYLDSCLANQTYTQTAVVGGVPVGIIMGKNIAKHRCPFSLRMRLLFSTLSLLCSREGRKVSGIFKNVSSVDKELLETCNQTYPGEVAFFAISAKYRGKGIGKALFGRLTEYMKREGIHTFYLFTDTSCNYQFYEHQGMVRKCEKESSFTINGQKQGMQFFLYEYTRVPHTVTD
- a CDS encoding S26 family signal peptidase, giving the protein MKKALKITGNIITAIIAVTLVAYIIGMKFFPEQLKHTVGFQTFVILTDSMVPTIPVGSLVVAKNIGDDQEIPEGTIISFRVDRLGEDSVFTHYYRKKEVDETGREQYYTHAEGADRYDDYTTYREDILGTYVMHIPFAGKLVLFLQSPFALLEAGILGIIFVINRILWAKFDKEEKAQKNEL